One genomic segment of Zymoseptoria tritici IPO323 chromosome 5, whole genome shotgun sequence includes these proteins:
- a CDS encoding lipase precursor-like protein (hypothetical protein, related to lipase 4 precursor (Candida rugosa)), with the protein MYSKLFLAFALAGVGLAIPLEERQATTPSATIKNGVVTGTSGDVESFSGIPFAEPPVGDLRLRAPRSYSAPFPGGTFAATKQAPACPQFAFQVDNIDKSAIPQSVVGDVVGELLNSPLGMKVLNSQEDCLTITVQRPKGTKSTDKLPVLYWIYGGGFVAGWSSMYDGTNIIKTSIELGQPIIYVAVNYRLGGYGFLHGKELAAEGGTNLGLRDQRLGMEWVADNIAAFGGDPSKVTIWGESAGAISVMDQTIINGGDNTYNGKALFRGAIMNSGSIIPATDSKSPKAQAVYDTVVAKARCSGSADTLACLRKLSQQDFQRAVTSVPGIFDYQSLNLEYLPRPDSSSSFFPESPEVAIQAGRFAKVPVIVGDQEDEGTLFSLVQFNITTNQQLVNYFASYFPANPNAVADVTGLAANYPDQPFIGQPAGSPFRTGPLNSIYPQFKRIAAILGDITFTLTRRAYLDIITKQGVKAHSYLSTFAYGTPVLGTFHASDILKAFGMAATDQQAKTFQNYYVSFVTEQDPNALGTSAPLIDWPEWNNGTTQLLEIGALGNGIIKDDFRQSAYNYLASKVESFRV; encoded by the exons GAATGTATAGCAAATTGTTTCTGGCCTTTGCTTTGGCAGGCGTTGGCCTTGCCATTCCGTTGGAGGAGCGTCAAGCCACGACACCATCGGCCACTATCAAGAACGGAGTGGTGACTGGAACTTCTGGCGATGTCGAAAGCTTCTCAGGCATTCCCTTTGCAGAGCCACCGGTCGGagatcttcgtcttcgtgcTCCCCGCAGCTATTCCGCTCCGTTTCCTGGAGGCACCTTTGCCGCGACGAAACAGGCTCCAGCTTGTCCTCAATTTGCCTTTCAAGTGGACAACATCGACAAGAGTGCGATTCCGCAGAGTGTTGTTGGCGATGTGGTGGGAGAACTGCTCAACAGCCCGCTAGGGATGAAGGTCCTCAACTCGCAGGAG GACTGTCTTACCATCACTGTTCAACGACCAAAGGGAACCAAGAGCACGGACAAGCTTCCAGTCCTTTACTGGATCTATGGAGGCGGCTT CGTTGCTGGATGGAGTTCTATGTACGATGGTACCAACATAATCAAGACCAGTATCGAGCTTGGTCAACCCATCATCTACGTCGCCGTCAACTACAGACTAGGGGGATACGGCTTCTTGCACGGCAAGGAGCTAGCTGCAGAAGGCGGCACCAACCTGGGTCTGCGTGACCAACGCCTGGGAATGGAATGGGTCGCGGATAACATCGCTGCT TTCGGAGGAGATCCTTCGAAAGTGACTATCTGGGGCGAAAGCGCCGGAGCCATTTCGGTCATGGACCAGACCATCATCAACGGCGGCGACAACACTTACAACGGAAAGGCGCTGTTCCGTGGTGCGATCATGAACAGTGGCTCCATCATCCCTGCTACCGACTCCAAGTCGCCCAAAGCTCAGGCTGTGTACGACACCGTAGTTGCCAAAGCCAGATGTTCTGGATCTGCCGATACCCTCGCATGCCTTCGAAAGCTTTCCCAGCAGGACTTTCAGCGTGCTGTGACCTCGGTACCGGGCATTTTTGACTACCAATCA CTCAACTTGGAATACCTTCCGCGTCCAGACTCTAGCAGCAGTTTCTTTCCTGAATCGCCCGAGGTCGCAATCCAGGCAGGCCGCTTTGCCAAGGTTCCT GTCATCGTCGGCGAtcaagaagacgaaggcACCCTTTTCTCCCTCGTGCAAttcaacatcaccaccaaTCAGCAACTCGTCAATTACTTTGCCTCCTACTTCCCTGCCAACCCCAACGCTGTCGCCGATGTTACAGGCCTCGCCGCTAACTACCCTGACCAGCCTTTCATCGGCCAGCCCGCCGGCTCTCCCTTCCGCACCGGTCCACTGAACAGCATTTATCCACAATTCAAGCGCATTGCCGCCATCCTGGGCGACATAACCTTCACCCTCACTCGCCGCGCGTACCTGGACATCATCACGAAGCAGGGTGTCAAGGCTCACAGCTACCTGTCGACCTTTGCTTACGGAACTCCCGTCTTGGGCACCTTCCATGCCAGTGATATTCTCAAAGCATTCGGCATGGCTGCCACCGATCAGCAGGCCAAGACTTTCCAGAATTACTATGTTTCCTTTGTGACGGAACAAGACCCGAATGCACTTGGCACAAGTGCGCCACTCATCGATTGGCCGGAGTGGAACAATGGCACCACGCAATTGTTGGAGATTGGAGCATTGGGGAACGGAATCATAAAGGATGACTTCCGCCAGAGCGCGTACAATTATTTGGCCAGCAAGGTTGAATCCTTCAGAGTTTGA